In Anabrus simplex isolate iqAnaSimp1 chromosome 14, ASM4041472v1, whole genome shotgun sequence, a genomic segment contains:
- the Prp40 gene encoding pre-mRNA-processing factor 40 homolog A, translated as MAQPPGGPGGPPPFGPPLLPPGVPPGVPPGVPPGVPPGMPPGVPRGPPFGPPGVRMGPGGDVRLPPHMIPPPFSIPPPGFGYPGPAPPGEGPVISAAPQLNGTIRSPAGSPALNASASGDASSEAESKKSDWSEHKAPDGRTYFYNCVTKQSLWDKPDELKSPAELLLSQCPWKEYHSENGKTYYHNVITKESRWTIPKELEELKAKIATLTPTNAADEDASPIVPSSVPPPGQSSPDAVVPPGTSSPVISAVGSPQVPPTMPAPSETPPPVTSSNSGSALDKAMAATLAAINMPTPPAKVVDEDSTSTKDSGSLSNNSTPEPKFVFKDKKEAIEAFKELLRDKDVPSNASWESALKLIANDPRYTTLRKLNEKKQAFNSYKTQKLKEEREEQRQRAKQAREDFEHFLMTNEKMSSTTKYYRCEDLFGHLDVWKNVADSDRRDIHEDVVFNLAKREKEEAKINKKRNMKALSEVLDAMTNIIYSTTWQEAQQMLLDNHAFAGDASLLGMDKEDALIVFEEHIRELEKEEEAEKEREKKRSKRQQRKNRDSFVMLLDELHEQGKLTSMSLWVELYPMISADLRFSAMLGQPGSTPLDLFKFYVEDLKSRFHDEKKIIKEILKEKGFDVEVNTSFEDFATVVCEDRRSATLDAGNVKLTYNAFLEKAEARERERLKEEARRLKKLEAGFKSILKSYNIDYSTSWEDIRNKLEDQPAFEAITLESERMRIFKEYQHEVEEACSHHHSRSKKSKRSKKRKRSRSRSRSHTVTDSGDDRGHRGRDRDRGRRQNQSKSKRRPASRSSSSDTQYTKKSSSYQKKSKKKRKSTSPPPRGHSDDEAEIKTKASPSSPPLPSKEEQELSEGELEKRRLILLQQLQQEN; from the coding sequence ATGGCCCAGCCTCCTGGAGGACCCGGAGGACCTCCTCCATTTGGTCCGCCACTGTTGCCTCCAGGTGTTCCTCCTGGAGTTCCCCCAGGAGTACCACCAGGGGTCCCCCCTGGGATGCCTCCAGGAGTTCCGCGAGGACCGCCGTTTGGCCCGCCTGGGGTCAGGATGGGCCCTGGAGGAGACGTTAGACTACCACCACACATGATTCCTCCTCCGTTCTCTATCCCACCGCCAGGATTTGGATATCCTGGTCCAGCACCACCTGGAGAAGGCCCTGTCATCTCTGCTGCTCCCCAGCTGAACGGCACTATCCGTAGTCCAGCAGGGTCGCCCGCTCTCAATGCCTCTGCTTCTGGTGATGCGTCTTCAGAAGCAGAATCAAAGAAATCAGACTGGTCTGAACATAAAGCACCTGATGGTCGGACGTATTTCTACAACTGTGTTACCAAACAGAGTTTATGGGACAAACCAGATGAACTTAAAAGTCCTGCAGAACTGTTACTTTCTCAGTGTCCATGGAAAGAATATCATTCTGAAAATGGAAAGACTTACTATCACAATGTCATAACAAAAGAGAGTCGCTGGACAATACCCAAAGAACTAGAAGAACTGAAGGCTAAAATTGCTACACTGACACCAACAAACGCAGCAGACGAAGATGCTTCTCCGATTGTGCCATCTTCTGTCCCACCTCCCGGTCAGTCTAGTCCCGATGCTGTTGTGCCTCCAGGAACTTCTTCCCCTGTGATATCAGCAGTGGGCTCTCCACAAGTGCCTCCCACCATGCCCGCACCATCGGAGACGCCTCCACCGGTAACATCAAGCAATAGTGGCTCTGCTCTGGACAAGGCTATGGCAGCTACTCTTGCAGCAATCAACATGCCTACCCCTCCCGCGAAAGTGGTGGACGAGGACAGTACGTCAACCAAAGACTCAGGTTCACTCAGCAATAACAGCACACCAGAACCAAAGTTTGTTTTCAAGGATAAGAAGGAAGCAATAGAAGCCTTCAAGGAATTGCTTCGAGACAAAGATGTACCCAGTAATGCATCCTGGGAAAGTGCTCTGAAGCTCATAGCCAACGATCCCAGGTACACGACCTTGAGGAAATTAAATGAGAAGAAGCAAGCATTCAACTCATAtaaaactcaaaaactgaaggaagagcGTGAAGAACAAAGACAGAGAGCAAAGCAGGCTCGGGAGGACTTTGAACATTTCCTtatgaccaatgagaaaatgtCATCGACTACTAAATATTATCGATGTGAAGACCTATTTGGTCATCTAGATGTCTGGAAGAATGTAGCAGATTCTGATCGCCGAGATATCCACGAGGATGTTGTATTCAATCTGGCGAAACGCGAGAAAGAGGAGGCCAAGATCAATAAAAAACGCAACATGAAAGCCTTGTCAGAAGTTCTTGATGCTATGACTAATATTATATACAGCACTACATGGCAAGAAGCCCAGCAGATGTTGCTGGATAATCATGCTTTTGCTGGTGACGCGAGTCTCTTGGGAATGGACAAGGAAGATGCGCTGATTGTCTTCGAGGAACACATACGAGAGCTTGAGAAGGAAGAGGAGGCTGAAAAGGAACGTGAGAAGAAACGATCAAAGAGACAGCAAAGAAAGAACAGGGATTCCTTCGTCATGCTCTTGGATGAACTTCATGAACAGGGAAAGCTTACGTCAATGTCTCTGTGGGTGGAACTCTATCCCATGATCAGCGCTGACCTTCGCTTCTCTGCCATGCTCGGGCAGCCAGGATCAACTCCGCTTGATCTGTTCAAATTTTATGTTGAAGACCTGAAATCTCGATTCCATGATGAGAagaaaattattaaggaaattcTCAAAGAAAAAGGCTTTGATGTTGAAGTTAACACATCTTTTGAAGATTTTGCCACTGTTGTATGCGAGGATCGTAGATCTGCCACTTTAGATGCTGGTAATGTCAAACTGACATACAATGCATTCTTAGAGAAGGCCGAAGCTCGCGAGCGGGAAAGATTAAAGGAAGAAGCTAGACGTCTCAAGAAATTAGAAGCAGGTTTCAAATCGATACTAAAATCTTACAATATTGATTACAGTACTTCGTGGGAAGATATCCGTAATAAACTCGAAGACCAGCCTGCATTTGAGGCTATCACTCTGGAGTCCGAACGGATGAGGATATTCAAAGAGTATCAGCACGAAGTGGAGGAAGCTTGCAGTCACCACCATTCGAGATCAAAGAAGTCGAAGAGAAGTAAGAAAAGGAAGAGATCTCGGTCAAGGTCTAGATCCCACACAGTGACAGACTCAGGCGACGACAGAGGACACAGAGGTCGTGACCGGGACAGGGGAAGACGTCAGAACCAGAGTAAATCGAAAAGGCGGCCTGCAAGCCGCTCGAGTAGCTCAGACACTCAATACACCAAGAAGTCTAGTTCTTACCAGAAAAAGAGCAAGAAGAAGAGGAAATCAACATCCCCTCCTCCAAGAGGGCATTCTGATGATGAGGCTGAAATCAAGACCAAGgcatctccttcttctcctcctctgcCATCCAAGGAGGAACAGGAACTTAGTGAGGGCGAGTTGGAGAAACGACGCCTCATTCTCCTTCAACAGCTGCAGCAGGAAAACTGA